CCGATCGCGAGCACGACCGCGAGGGCGATGCCGAGGATGATGAACGGTAGCACGAAGGTGTTGAAGCGCTGCTGGGTGTGCAGGCGGATGACGGATGCGGTGCGGAACATGTCGTGCTCCTCTCAGAGGCTCGCGGTGGCGAGCTCGGGGGTGCGGGTGAGGTGCACGACGAGTGCCTGCAGAGAGACGGGGCTCGTCGTGAGGCCGGCGGCGTCGAGCTCGGCTCGGGCTGCGGCATCGATGGGGCCGATGACGGTGGCGTTCGCGAGGCCGCCGAGGCGCTGCTGCGCCACGACCTCGCGGCCGTCGACGTAGGCGGCGACGGCGTCGGCACGTCCGGAGACGTCGTACGCGCGGCCGCGCAGCTCGTCGGCGTCGGCGTCGATGAGCACGCGGCCCTCGTCGATGACGACGACGTGCTCGAGCAGGTTCGCGACCTCGTCGATCAGGTGCGTCGACAGCAGGATCGTGCGGGGATGCTCGGCGAAGTCGGCCAGCAGGTGGTCGTAGAACAGCTGTCGGGCGACGGCGTCGAGGCCGAGGTACGGCTCGTCGAAGAACGTCACCGGCGCGCGGGATGCGAGGCCCACGACGATGCCGATCGCCGACAGCTGGCCGCGCGAGAGCTTCTTGATCTGCCGATCGGTCGGCAGGCGGAAGTCCGCCACGAGCCGACGCTCGAAGTCCGCATCCCACTGCGGGTGCAGCGTGCGGGCGACGGCGAGCACGTCCTGGGCGCGGAACCCATCCGGGTACTTCTGCGACTCCTGGATGAAGCACGTCTGCGACAGCACCTGCGCGTTCTCGAACGGGTGGCCGCCGAGCACGCGCATGTCGCCGCTCGTCGCGATCAGCTGCCCCGTGAGCAGCTGCATGAGCGTGGTCTTGCCGGCGCCGTTGCGGCCCAGCAGGGCGTGGATGCGGTTCGGCTCGAGCGCGATCGACACGTCGTCGAGCGCGCGCACGCCCTTCGGGTAGTGCTTGGAGAGACCCGTGGTCTCGATGACGGCGGTCATGCCGACTCCTCCTGGATGAGGTGCGCGAGCTGGCCGGGCGTGATGCCGAGCTTGGCTGCCTCGCGCAGCATGGGTGCGATGAACTCGTGGGTGAATGCGCGCGTCCTCGCCTCGACGAGACGGTCGCGAGCGCCGGTGGCGACGAACATGCCGATGCCTCGCTTCTTGTAGAGGACGCCGTCGTCGACGAGCAGGTTGAGCCCCTTGCCCGCGGTGGCGGGGTTGATGCGCAGGAACTGCGCGAGCTCGTTCGTCGAGGGCACGGCGGTCTCCTCGGGGTAGGTGCCGTCGAGGATGTCGTTCGAGAGCTGCTCCGCGATCTGCTGGAACAGCGGCTTCCCGTCATCGAGCATGTGCTCGTCCTCTCGGGTGGATGGGTGGAGGGGTGGAT
The sequence above is a segment of the Agrococcus jejuensis genome. Coding sequences within it:
- a CDS encoding ABC transporter ATP-binding protein, whose amino-acid sequence is MTAVIETTGLSKHYPKGVRALDDVSIALEPNRIHALLGRNGAGKTTLMQLLTGQLIATSGDMRVLGGHPFENAQVLSQTCFIQESQKYPDGFRAQDVLAVARTLHPQWDADFERRLVADFRLPTDRQIKKLSRGQLSAIGIVVGLASRAPVTFFDEPYLGLDAVARQLFYDHLLADFAEHPRTILLSTHLIDEVANLLEHVVVIDEGRVLIDADADELRGRAYDVSGRADAVAAYVDGREVVAQQRLGGLANATVIGPIDAAARAELDAAGLTTSPVSLQALVVHLTRTPELATASL
- a CDS encoding GntR family transcriptional regulator → MLDDGKPLFQQIAEQLSNDILDGTYPEETAVPSTNELAQFLRINPATAGKGLNLLVDDGVLYKKRGIGMFVATGARDRLVEARTRAFTHEFIAPMLREAAKLGITPGQLAHLIQEESA